The genomic stretch GGGATATCTGTACCACTTAGTCTGATAACAGCGATATATATAGCTGAATATGCAAAACCCAAGACTAGAGAGGGACTTAAGGTTCTTATAGAGACTATGGCAGCTTTACCTTCGGTAGTATTAGGTTATATAGGGCTCTATGTTCTTTCTAATCCAATCAAGGAGTTCTTTGGATTGAATACAGGGCTTACAGCACTTACAGGTGGTATATTATTAGCCTTTATGTCGATACCTACCATGGTGAGTATATCGGAAGACTCAATCAGAGCATTGGATAAATCCTATAAGGAAGCATCTTTGGCTTTGGGAGCTAATAAATTGGAAACAATAATTAAGATAATCTTACCGGCAGCTTTCCCTGGGATATTCGCAGGAATCATGCTGGGATTTGGAAGGATTATAGGGGAAACAATGACGGTACTTATGGTAACAGGTAATGCACCGATCTTAGATGCTGGTGTGCTTTCACCGGTAAGAACACTTACGGCAACCATTGCTGCTGAGATGGGAGAGGTAGTACAAGGAAGTACTCATTATTATTCTCTTTTCGCAGTAGGACTAGTATTGTTCGCTATCAGTTTTGCTACAAATACAATAGCCGATCATTTTATACATAAGTCTAGAAAGATAATGGGAAAATAAAATATTAAAAGGAGATAAATAATGAGCATACTAAAGGGAAAAGGAGAAAAAATAATAGAGAATTCTATAAAGGCAGTAGGATTACTCTCTATACTTCCGGTAGTTCTCATCCTAGGATATATAGTCTTTACAGGAGTACCCTCTATTTCATGGGAATTTTTAACTCAGGCTCCAAAAGACGGGATGAGGGCTGGAGGAATTTTACCGGCGATCATAGGAAGTATCTACCTTACATTGGGAACTATCCTTGTATCTGTTCCATTTGGAATACTTACAGGAGTTTATCTTGTAGAATATTCAAAGGACAATTGGATAAGAAGGACTATAAACCTTACAATAGTTAATTTGGCAGGGATACCAAGCATCATATACGGGCTTTTCGGAATGGCTTTCTTCGTAATATATATGGGTATGGGAGCTTCGATTATAGCAGGTTCTTTAACCCTTGGGATAATGTGTCTGCCGGTAATCATCACAGCCACCAGGGAATCTCTATTGGCGGTACCTAATCACTTGAGAGAGGCTTCTCTGGCATTGGGTGCAACTAAATGGGAAACTACATGGAAGGTTGTTCTTCCAGCGGCATCACCTGGGATACTTACAGGAGTTATCTTGAGTATATCTAGAGCCACAGGAGAAACGGCTCCGATAATGTTTACTGTAGCAGCATTTTACCTACCATTTTTACCGGAGAGTATCTGGGACCAGGCTATGACACTACCATATCATCTATATGTAATAGCTACTCAAGTTCCTAATATGCCAAAGGCTAACATGGATGGAACATTATTTGTTTTAGTATTTATAACAGTAGGATTTAACTTGTTAGGAGCATATGTAAGAACGAAATTTAATAAACGGAGATAGCTTTTAAACTGTTTAATAATATAGCTTTGATTTTAGGAGGAATAAAAAAGATGAAAAATAATGACCTTAGGTTGGAAGTAAAAAACTTTAACTTTTACTATGGAGAATTTCAGGCCTTAAAGAATGTTAATATGGATTTTTATAAAAATAAAGTAACGGCTCTTATCGGCCCCTCTGGATGCGGTAAATCCACATTTTTAAGGTCGGTAAATAGAATGAACGACCTTATAGAGATATCAAAATATGAGGGAGAAATTAAATTGGATGGAGACAATATCTTCAGCAAGAAATACGATATAGTTGAACTTAGAAAAAAAGTAGGAATGGTATTTCAAAAGCCGAATCCATTCCCAAAGACTATCTATGAAAATATCGTCTATGGTCCAAAACTTCACGGTGAAAAAGATAAGAAGGTCTTAGATGAAATAGTAGAGGAGAGTCTAAAGGCAGTGGCTCTATGGGATGAGGTAAAGGAAAAACTTCATAAATCAGCATTGGGCCTTTCTGGGGGACAGCAGCAGAGACTATGTATAGCAAGAGCCATCGCAGTAAAGCCAGAGATTCTTTTGATGGATGAGCCTACATCAGCATTGGATCCCATATCTACAGCAAAAATAGAAGAATTAATAAGAGAATTAGAGAAGGATTATACTATAATCATAGTAACTCATAATATGCAGCAGGCGGCAAGAATCTCTGAATATACTGGATTCTTCTACCAAGGTGTAGTGGAAGAGTTCAATAGGACAGAGAAGATCTTTACCAACCCTGATAATAAGAAAACAGAGGACTATAT from Psychrilyobacter piezotolerans encodes the following:
- the pstA gene encoding phosphate ABC transporter permease PstA, with amino-acid sequence MSILKGKGEKIIENSIKAVGLLSILPVVLILGYIVFTGVPSISWEFLTQAPKDGMRAGGILPAIIGSIYLTLGTILVSVPFGILTGVYLVEYSKDNWIRRTINLTIVNLAGIPSIIYGLFGMAFFVIYMGMGASIIAGSLTLGIMCLPVIITATRESLLAVPNHLREASLALGATKWETTWKVVLPAASPGILTGVILSISRATGETAPIMFTVAAFYLPFLPESIWDQAMTLPYHLYVIATQVPNMPKANMDGTLFVLVFITVGFNLLGAYVRTKFNKRR
- the pstB gene encoding phosphate ABC transporter ATP-binding protein PstB, with the translated sequence MKNNDLRLEVKNFNFYYGEFQALKNVNMDFYKNKVTALIGPSGCGKSTFLRSVNRMNDLIEISKYEGEIKLDGDNIFSKKYDIVELRKKVGMVFQKPNPFPKTIYENIVYGPKLHGEKDKKVLDEIVEESLKAVALWDEVKEKLHKSALGLSGGQQQRLCIARAIAVKPEILLMDEPTSALDPISTAKIEELIRELEKDYTIIIVTHNMQQAARISEYTGFFYQGVVEEFNRTEKIFTNPDNKKTEDYITGKFG
- the pstC gene encoding phosphate ABC transporter permease subunit PstC → MNIRKTKDLFMKNSIFGIAGFNIIIVFLIFLFVFTNSMKFFTEFPMGDFFMGKEWISLSEKYGLLPLFMGSFWVTLVALGISVPLSLITAIYIAEYAKPKTREGLKVLIETMAALPSVVLGYIGLYVLSNPIKEFFGLNTGLTALTGGILLAFMSIPTMVSISEDSIRALDKSYKEASLALGANKLETIIKIILPAAFPGIFAGIMLGFGRIIGETMTVLMVTGNAPILDAGVLSPVRTLTATIAAEMGEVVQGSTHYYSLFAVGLVLFAISFATNTIADHFIHKSRKIMGK